One window of Mixophyes fleayi isolate aMixFle1 chromosome 3, aMixFle1.hap1, whole genome shotgun sequence genomic DNA carries:
- the GRHL1 gene encoding grainyhead-like protein 1 homolog isoform X2 yields MTQDYDNKRPVLVLQNDPLYQQRRSYTSEDEAWKSFLENPLTAATKAMMSINGDEDSAAALGLLYDYYKVPRDRRQSSTKQDHDHTEAEHNKRNGLSQVNEQSLICSGENRVQVLKTSVPFNILLPLGMGNHHDKRGHLTTPDTTATTITSMPAHAIKTESQSHGFTVGIQSNVYHSEAVERIVSFDRNVPSDHYNSNSQPPNSQRRTPDSTFSETYKEDVQEVFFPSDLNLRMNSVSSEDYVFDPVSGNNFEYTLEASKSLRPKPGDSTMTYLNKGQFYPITLKDVGSNKGIHHPISKVRSVIMVVFADDKSREDQLRHWKYWHSRQHTAKQRCIDIADYKESFNTISNIEEIAYNAISFTWDLNDEGKVFISVNCLSTDFSSQKGVKGLPLNIQIDTYSYNNRSNKPVHRAYCQIKVFCDKGAERKIRDEERKQSKRKVIDVKGALLPSHKRTDVTVFKPMQDMVTQPVLFIPDVHFANLQRTTHVLPLLSEEIDGESSGMKRVPFTPEEDFTSPPAKMVRVDETKRVLLYVRRETEEVFDALMLKAPSLKGLMEAISDKYELPFEKIGKIFKKCKKGILVNMDDNIIRHYSNEDTFQLQIEETGGSYKLTLTEI; encoded by the exons TAAACGGCCTGTGTTGGTGCTCCAGAATGACCCATTGTACCAGCAGAGGCGTTCGTACACCAGTGAGGATGAGGCATGGAAGTCTTTTTTGGAAAATCCCCTGACTGCTGCTACCAAAGCCATGATGAGCATCAATGGAGATGAAGACAGTGCGGCAGCACTCGGTCTACTGTATGATTACTACAAG GTTCCTAGAGACAGGAGACAGTCATCCACAAAACAAGACCACGATCACACGGAGGCAGAGCACAATAAAAG GAACGGTCTGTCGCAAGTAAATGAGCAGTCCTTGATttgcagtggggaaaacagggtgCAGGTTTTGAAAACCAGCGTTCCTTTTAATATCTTGCTCCCTCTGGGAATGGGAAACCACCACGACAAGAGAGGTCACCTGACCACACCAGACACCACTGCCACCACCATCACCTCCATGCCAGCTCATGCCATCAAAACAGAATCCCAGAGCCATGGCTTCACTGTGGGCATCCAGTCCAACGTGTACCACTCCGAGGCCGTGGAACGCATCGTGTCCTTTGACAGGAACGTCCCCTCCGACCACTACAACTCCAACAGCCAGCCACCGAACTCTCAGAGGCGGACCCCCGACTCCACCTTCTCTGAGACGTACAAAGAAGATGTTCAGGAG gttttctttCCCTCGGACCTCAACTTACGGATGAACAGCGTCAGCTCAGAAGACTATGTTTTTGATCCAGTTAGCGG GAATAATTTTGAATACACACTTGAAGCCTCAAAATCCCTCCGACCAAAGCCCGGAGACAGTACAATGACCTATCTGAACAAGGGTCAGTTTTATCCAATCACGTTGAAGGATGTTGGCAGTAATAAAGGGATACACCATCCAATCAGCAAAGTTCGG AGTGTCATCATGGTTGTATTTGCCGATGATAAGAGCCGAGAAGACCAGCTTCGccattggaaatattggcattctCGGCAGCATACTGCCAAGCAGAGGTGCATTGATATAG CTGACTACAAAGAGAGTTTCAATACCATCAGCAACATTGAAGAGATTGCTTATAATGCGATTTCCTTCACCTGGGATCTGAATGATGAAGGCAAG GTCTTCATATCTGTGAACTGTCTGAGCACAGATTTCTCCTCTCAGAAAGGGGTGAAGGGGCTTCCGCTGAACATTCAGATTGATACCTACAGCTACAACAACAGAAGTAACAAGCCAGTTCACAGGGCCTATTGCCAAATCAAAGTCTTCTGTGATAAG GGCGCAGAACGTAAAATAAGGGACGAGGAACGTAAGCAGAGCAAGAGAAAAG TGATAGACGTGAAAGGTGCTCTCCTTCCTTCCCACAAGAGGACAGACGTCACAGTGTTCAAACCAATGCAGGACATGGTCACCCAGCCTGTCCTGTTCATCCCAGATGTACACTTTGCAAATCTCCAGCGCACCACTCAC GTACTTCCCCTCCTGTCAGAGGAGATAGATGGTGAAAG TTCTGGGATGAAGCGGGTACCGTTCACACCCGAAGAAGACTTTACATCGCCTCCCGCTAAGATGGTGCGAGTGGATGAAACAAAGCGAG TGCTGTTGTACgtaaggagggagacagaggaagTCTTTGACGCCCTCATGCTCAAGGCTCCTTCTCTGAAAGGCCTGATGGAAGCT ATCTCCGATAAATATGAACTTCCTTTTGAAAAAATTGGAAAAATctttaagaaatgtaaaaagGG AATCCTGGTGAACATGGACGACAACATAATTCGGCATTATTCGAATGAAGACACTTTTCAGCTTCAGATTGAAGAGACGGGGGGATCGTACAAGCTGACTCTTACAGAAATCTAG
- the GRHL1 gene encoding grainyhead-like protein 1 homolog isoform X3, which translates to MMSINGDEDSAAALGLLYDYYKVPRDRRQSSTKQDHDHTEAEHNKRNGLSQVNEQSLICSGENRVQVLKTSVPFNILLPLGMGNHHDKRGHLTTPDTTATTITSMPAHAIKTESQSHGFTVGIQSNVYHSEAVERIVSFDRNVPSDHYNSNSQPPNSQRRTPDSTFSETYKEDVQEVFFPSDLNLRMNSVSSEDYVFDPVSGNNFEYTLEASKSLRPKPGDSTMTYLNKGQFYPITLKDVGSNKGIHHPISKVRSVIMVVFADDKSREDQLRHWKYWHSRQHTAKQRCIDIADYKESFNTISNIEEIAYNAISFTWDLNDEGKVFISVNCLSTDFSSQKGVKGLPLNIQIDTYSYNNRSNKPVHRAYCQIKVFCDKGAERKIRDEERKQSKRKGKCTEPRPQINALIDVKGALLPSHKRTDVTVFKPMQDMVTQPVLFIPDVHFANLQRTTHVLPLLSEEIDGESSGMKRVPFTPEEDFTSPPAKMVRVDETKRVLLYVRRETEEVFDALMLKAPSLKGLMEAISDKYELPFEKIGKIFKKCKKGILVNMDDNIIRHYSNEDTFQLQIEETGGSYKLTLTEI; encoded by the exons ATGATGAGCATCAATGGAGATGAAGACAGTGCGGCAGCACTCGGTCTACTGTATGATTACTACAAG GTTCCTAGAGACAGGAGACAGTCATCCACAAAACAAGACCACGATCACACGGAGGCAGAGCACAATAAAAG GAACGGTCTGTCGCAAGTAAATGAGCAGTCCTTGATttgcagtggggaaaacagggtgCAGGTTTTGAAAACCAGCGTTCCTTTTAATATCTTGCTCCCTCTGGGAATGGGAAACCACCACGACAAGAGAGGTCACCTGACCACACCAGACACCACTGCCACCACCATCACCTCCATGCCAGCTCATGCCATCAAAACAGAATCCCAGAGCCATGGCTTCACTGTGGGCATCCAGTCCAACGTGTACCACTCCGAGGCCGTGGAACGCATCGTGTCCTTTGACAGGAACGTCCCCTCCGACCACTACAACTCCAACAGCCAGCCACCGAACTCTCAGAGGCGGACCCCCGACTCCACCTTCTCTGAGACGTACAAAGAAGATGTTCAGGAG gttttctttCCCTCGGACCTCAACTTACGGATGAACAGCGTCAGCTCAGAAGACTATGTTTTTGATCCAGTTAGCGG GAATAATTTTGAATACACACTTGAAGCCTCAAAATCCCTCCGACCAAAGCCCGGAGACAGTACAATGACCTATCTGAACAAGGGTCAGTTTTATCCAATCACGTTGAAGGATGTTGGCAGTAATAAAGGGATACACCATCCAATCAGCAAAGTTCGG AGTGTCATCATGGTTGTATTTGCCGATGATAAGAGCCGAGAAGACCAGCTTCGccattggaaatattggcattctCGGCAGCATACTGCCAAGCAGAGGTGCATTGATATAG CTGACTACAAAGAGAGTTTCAATACCATCAGCAACATTGAAGAGATTGCTTATAATGCGATTTCCTTCACCTGGGATCTGAATGATGAAGGCAAG GTCTTCATATCTGTGAACTGTCTGAGCACAGATTTCTCCTCTCAGAAAGGGGTGAAGGGGCTTCCGCTGAACATTCAGATTGATACCTACAGCTACAACAACAGAAGTAACAAGCCAGTTCACAGGGCCTATTGCCAAATCAAAGTCTTCTGTGATAAG GGCGCAGAACGTAAAATAAGGGACGAGGAACGTAAGCAGAGCAAGAGAAAAGGCAAGTGTACTGAGCCCAGGCCCCAGATCAATGCTT TGATAGACGTGAAAGGTGCTCTCCTTCCTTCCCACAAGAGGACAGACGTCACAGTGTTCAAACCAATGCAGGACATGGTCACCCAGCCTGTCCTGTTCATCCCAGATGTACACTTTGCAAATCTCCAGCGCACCACTCAC GTACTTCCCCTCCTGTCAGAGGAGATAGATGGTGAAAG TTCTGGGATGAAGCGGGTACCGTTCACACCCGAAGAAGACTTTACATCGCCTCCCGCTAAGATGGTGCGAGTGGATGAAACAAAGCGAG TGCTGTTGTACgtaaggagggagacagaggaagTCTTTGACGCCCTCATGCTCAAGGCTCCTTCTCTGAAAGGCCTGATGGAAGCT ATCTCCGATAAATATGAACTTCCTTTTGAAAAAATTGGAAAAATctttaagaaatgtaaaaagGG AATCCTGGTGAACATGGACGACAACATAATTCGGCATTATTCGAATGAAGACACTTTTCAGCTTCAGATTGAAGAGACGGGGGGATCGTACAAGCTGACTCTTACAGAAATCTAG
- the GRHL1 gene encoding grainyhead-like protein 1 homolog isoform X1 has product MTQDYDNKRPVLVLQNDPLYQQRRSYTSEDEAWKSFLENPLTAATKAMMSINGDEDSAAALGLLYDYYKVPRDRRQSSTKQDHDHTEAEHNKRNGLSQVNEQSLICSGENRVQVLKTSVPFNILLPLGMGNHHDKRGHLTTPDTTATTITSMPAHAIKTESQSHGFTVGIQSNVYHSEAVERIVSFDRNVPSDHYNSNSQPPNSQRRTPDSTFSETYKEDVQEVFFPSDLNLRMNSVSSEDYVFDPVSGNNFEYTLEASKSLRPKPGDSTMTYLNKGQFYPITLKDVGSNKGIHHPISKVRSVIMVVFADDKSREDQLRHWKYWHSRQHTAKQRCIDIADYKESFNTISNIEEIAYNAISFTWDLNDEGKVFISVNCLSTDFSSQKGVKGLPLNIQIDTYSYNNRSNKPVHRAYCQIKVFCDKGAERKIRDEERKQSKRKGKCTEPRPQINALIDVKGALLPSHKRTDVTVFKPMQDMVTQPVLFIPDVHFANLQRTTHVLPLLSEEIDGESSGMKRVPFTPEEDFTSPPAKMVRVDETKRVLLYVRRETEEVFDALMLKAPSLKGLMEAISDKYELPFEKIGKIFKKCKKGILVNMDDNIIRHYSNEDTFQLQIEETGGSYKLTLTEI; this is encoded by the exons TAAACGGCCTGTGTTGGTGCTCCAGAATGACCCATTGTACCAGCAGAGGCGTTCGTACACCAGTGAGGATGAGGCATGGAAGTCTTTTTTGGAAAATCCCCTGACTGCTGCTACCAAAGCCATGATGAGCATCAATGGAGATGAAGACAGTGCGGCAGCACTCGGTCTACTGTATGATTACTACAAG GTTCCTAGAGACAGGAGACAGTCATCCACAAAACAAGACCACGATCACACGGAGGCAGAGCACAATAAAAG GAACGGTCTGTCGCAAGTAAATGAGCAGTCCTTGATttgcagtggggaaaacagggtgCAGGTTTTGAAAACCAGCGTTCCTTTTAATATCTTGCTCCCTCTGGGAATGGGAAACCACCACGACAAGAGAGGTCACCTGACCACACCAGACACCACTGCCACCACCATCACCTCCATGCCAGCTCATGCCATCAAAACAGAATCCCAGAGCCATGGCTTCACTGTGGGCATCCAGTCCAACGTGTACCACTCCGAGGCCGTGGAACGCATCGTGTCCTTTGACAGGAACGTCCCCTCCGACCACTACAACTCCAACAGCCAGCCACCGAACTCTCAGAGGCGGACCCCCGACTCCACCTTCTCTGAGACGTACAAAGAAGATGTTCAGGAG gttttctttCCCTCGGACCTCAACTTACGGATGAACAGCGTCAGCTCAGAAGACTATGTTTTTGATCCAGTTAGCGG GAATAATTTTGAATACACACTTGAAGCCTCAAAATCCCTCCGACCAAAGCCCGGAGACAGTACAATGACCTATCTGAACAAGGGTCAGTTTTATCCAATCACGTTGAAGGATGTTGGCAGTAATAAAGGGATACACCATCCAATCAGCAAAGTTCGG AGTGTCATCATGGTTGTATTTGCCGATGATAAGAGCCGAGAAGACCAGCTTCGccattggaaatattggcattctCGGCAGCATACTGCCAAGCAGAGGTGCATTGATATAG CTGACTACAAAGAGAGTTTCAATACCATCAGCAACATTGAAGAGATTGCTTATAATGCGATTTCCTTCACCTGGGATCTGAATGATGAAGGCAAG GTCTTCATATCTGTGAACTGTCTGAGCACAGATTTCTCCTCTCAGAAAGGGGTGAAGGGGCTTCCGCTGAACATTCAGATTGATACCTACAGCTACAACAACAGAAGTAACAAGCCAGTTCACAGGGCCTATTGCCAAATCAAAGTCTTCTGTGATAAG GGCGCAGAACGTAAAATAAGGGACGAGGAACGTAAGCAGAGCAAGAGAAAAGGCAAGTGTACTGAGCCCAGGCCCCAGATCAATGCTT TGATAGACGTGAAAGGTGCTCTCCTTCCTTCCCACAAGAGGACAGACGTCACAGTGTTCAAACCAATGCAGGACATGGTCACCCAGCCTGTCCTGTTCATCCCAGATGTACACTTTGCAAATCTCCAGCGCACCACTCAC GTACTTCCCCTCCTGTCAGAGGAGATAGATGGTGAAAG TTCTGGGATGAAGCGGGTACCGTTCACACCCGAAGAAGACTTTACATCGCCTCCCGCTAAGATGGTGCGAGTGGATGAAACAAAGCGAG TGCTGTTGTACgtaaggagggagacagaggaagTCTTTGACGCCCTCATGCTCAAGGCTCCTTCTCTGAAAGGCCTGATGGAAGCT ATCTCCGATAAATATGAACTTCCTTTTGAAAAAATTGGAAAAATctttaagaaatgtaaaaagGG AATCCTGGTGAACATGGACGACAACATAATTCGGCATTATTCGAATGAAGACACTTTTCAGCTTCAGATTGAAGAGACGGGGGGATCGTACAAGCTGACTCTTACAGAAATCTAG